The Parambassis ranga chromosome 14, fParRan2.1, whole genome shotgun sequence genome includes a window with the following:
- the clip2 gene encoding CAP-Gly domain-containing linker protein 2 isoform X1, whose amino-acid sequence MNMLKSSGLKIPGRGPKHSSPVGRTSAGGTSSPVAPKDSAPLKPTTPTKISEEGDDVLGDYTVGEQVWVNGVKLGVIAYLGETQFAPGQWAGVILNDLVGKNDGSVGGVRYFECQPLQGIFTRPSKLTRQPVGEGSDSHSTDSAQNQTQQGGGGGAPAGQRVVVPLREGLLNSAVKTGNESGSNMSDSGSVKKGGDKDLRVGDRVLVGGSKMGVIRYMGETDFAKGEWCGVELDEPLGKNDGAVAGTRYFQCLPKFGLFAPIHKVIRIGFPSTSPAKAKKSKRVAMGVSSLAHSPSSSSISSVSSVASSVGGRPSRAGLLTETSSRYARKISGTTALQEALKEKQQHIEQLLAERDLERAEMAKATSRICEVEKELSVLKAQHVQYVTENESTLQQVKAMLASTQKDKVELANQLEEEKRKVEDLQFRVEEESITKGDLETQTKLEHAHIRQLEKSLLLEKSRAGALQKDLEKRRQTTVEEQSRIMQLEEELTLRRAEIESLQAQMRGSDASSAPAGEGEAAQGSDAQPEAVLLREQLLAAGRERYKESSELKEKYETALGASQQEIDSLKAVVDKQNTEINELKQKVQQATKENVEMMDTWKAKFDTLVSNHQRSLEELKVSLSSDRTAPEGQEQDAQELRATLESLKLEHQLEVENLKAKHKIEAAILTKEREDLCTRLQEAKDQLAEGSQTWRAEAEAKSSKHALEEATGKLQKAEQRLVEMEKLQMEQDKSTEELRGRLELSEKKMTDYQALQKAQTESQEEIQRLEEKLRVTANQLQAIQADRYTSHDANVIEDNEISEEKMKLKQNIEETMEKLLKREKEVSTLTSQVEALKSQIGALEGKVRSGEKKAEALAKEKMRVEAELESMTKKSHDASGQLVSISQELLKKERSLNELRVLLLESHRHSRDMEKDLSREVHKAEWKVKEQKLQEDIKTLREKLLLLGREHSSPDHRRYSMLDPSAMDSEVNRLRQRLLSTEDALRNALEHNQQVDQLVQAMRRNPDKSPVHGANSANGIHHQESDGTRDEQH is encoded by the exons GCGCTCCACTCAAGCCCACCACGCCCACTAAGATCTCAGAGGAAGGCGACGATGTTTTGGGGGATTACACCGTGGGCGAGCAGGTCTGGGTCAACGGGGTCAAACTAGGAGTCATCGCCTACCTAGGGGAGACCCAGTTTGCCCCGGGTCAGTGGGCAGGCGTGATACTGAATGACCTAGTTGGCAAGAACGATGGTTCAGTGGGTGGCGTGCGCTACTTCGAGTGCCAGCCCCTCCAGGGCATCTTCACACGACCCTCCAAGCTCACCCGACAGCCGGTCGGAGAAGGGAGCGACAGCCACTCCACCGACTCGGCCCAGAATCAGACTCAGCagggcggcggcggcggcgccCCTGCCGGGCAGCGGGTGGTGGTGCCGCTCAGAGAGGGCCTGCTCAACAGTGCagtgaaaacaggaaatgagtcGGGCTCCAACATGTCCGACAGCGGCTCTGTCAAAAAAGGCGGAGACAAGGATCTGCGAGTTGGAGACCGAGTTCTG GTTGGAGGCTCTAAGATGGGAGTCATTCGTTACATGGGGGAGACGGACTTCGCCAAGGGGGAATGGTGTGGGGTCGAACTGGACGAGCCTCTGGGGAAGAATGATGGTGCCGTGGCTGGAACaag ATACTTTCAGTGTCTTCCCAAGTTCGGCCTGTTTGCTCCGATCCACAAGGTGATCCGCATCGGCTTCCCCTCCACCAGCCCGGCCAAGGCCAAGAAGAGCAAGCGGGTGGCCATGGGAGTGTCCTCTCTGGCCCACAGccccagcagctcctccatcagTTCAGTCAGCTCCGTGGCCTCATCTGTGGGTGGACGACCGAGCCGAGCTGGACTG CTGACTGAGACGTCGTCACGTTACGCCCGTAAGATCTCGGGCACCACGGCTCTCCAGGAGGCCctgaaggagaagcagcagcacatcGAGCAGCTGCTGGCCGAGAGGGACCTGGAGCGGGCGGAGATGGCCAAGGCCACCAGCCGCATCTGCGAGGTGGAGAAGGAGCTGAGCGTCCTGAAGGCGCAGCACGTGCAG tacGTAACAGAGAATGAAAGCACGCTGCAGCAAGTCAAAGCCATGCTGGCCAGCACGCAGAAAGATAAGGTGGAACTGGCCAATCAGCTCGAAGAAGAGAAAAG GAAAGTGGAGGACCTGCAgttcagagtggaggaggagtcCATCACTAAAGGAGACCTGGAG actCAGACGAAATTGGAACATGCCCATATTCGTCAGCTTGAAAAGAGTCTGCTCCTCGAAAAGTCGAGAGCAGGAGCGCTTCAGAAAGACTTAGAGAAGCGGCGG CAAACCACAGTTGAGGAGCAGAGTCGCATcatgcagctggaggaggagctcacgCTCAGGAGAGCCGAGATCGAGAGCCTGCAGGCCCAGATGAGAGGCTCCGACGCGAGCTCTGCGCCGGCCGGTGAGGGCGAGGCCGCCCAGGGGTCCGACGCCCAGCCGGAGGCTGTCCTGCTGCGCGAGCAGCTCCTGGCGGCGGGCCGCGAGCGCTACAAGGAGAGCAGCGAGCTCAAAGAGAAGTACGAGACCGCATTAGGAGCGAGCCAGCAGGAGATAGACTCGCTGAAGGCGGTGGTGGATAAACAGAACACGGAGATCAATGAGCTAAAGCAGAAAGTCCAACAGGCCACCAAGGAGAACGTGGAAATGATGGACACCTGGAAG GCTAAATTTGACACTTTAGTGAGCAACCACCAGCGAtccctggaggagctgaaggtgTCGCTGAGCAGCGATCGCACTGCTCCAGAAGGCCAAGAGCAGGACGCCCAGGAGCTGAGAGCCACCCTGGAGAGCCTGAAGTTGGAGCAccagctggaggtggagaacCTCAAGGCAAAACACAAGATCGAAGCCGCCATCCTGACCAAGGAGCGCGAGGACCTCTGCACACGTCTGCAGGAGGCCAAAGACCAGCTGGCCGAGGGCAGCCAGACATGGAGGGCAGAGGCGGAGGCCAAGAGCAGCAAGCACGCCCTAGAGGAGGCCACCGGCAAGCTGCAGAAGGCGGAGCAGAGGCTGGTTGAGAtggagaagctgcagatggAGCAGGACAAAAGCACGGAGGAGCTGAGGGGACGGCTGGAGCTGTCGGAGAAGAAGATGACGGATTACCAGGCGCTGCAGAAAGCTCAGACCGAGAGCCAGGAGGAGATCCAGAGGCTGGAGGAGAAGCTGAGGGTGACGGCGAACCAGCTGCAGGCCATCCAGGCCGACCGCTACACATCTCATGATGCTAAT GTGATAGAGGACAATGAGATTTCAGAGGAGAAGATGAAGCTGAAGCAGAATATTGAAG AAACAATGGAGAAGTTGTTGAAAAGGGAAAAAGAGGTCTCCACTCTCACCTCCCAGGTGGAGGCCCTCAAATCACAGATCGGAG CTCTTGAGGGCAAAGTTCGCTCGGGGGAAAAGAAGGCCGAAGCCCTGGCCAAGGAGAAGATGCGTGTAGAAGCAGAGCTGGAGTCCATGACCAAGAAGTCCCATGATGCCTCAGGGCAGCTGGTCAGCATCAGCCAAGAGCTGCTAAAGAAAGAAAG GAGTCTGAATGAGCTgagggtgctgctgctggaatcACACCGCCACTCGCGGGACATGGAGAAGGACCTGAGCCGAGAGGTGCACAAGGCCGAGTGgaaggtgaaggagcagaagctTCAGGAAGACATCAAGACGCTGAGAGAAAAGCTGCTTCTACTG ggtcGGGAGCATTCCTCGCCTGACCACCGCCGGTACTCCATGCTGGACCCCTCGGCTATGGACTCAGAGGTGAACCGGCTGCGCCAGCGGCTGCTCAGCACTGAGGACGCCCTGAGGAACGCTTTGGAGCACAACCAGCAGGTGGACCAGCTGGTCCAGGCCATGCGCAGGAATCCAGATAAAAGCCCG gtgCACGGTGCAAACTCGGCGAATGGAATTCATCACCAGGAGTCAGACGGCACTCGAGAT GAACAGCACTGA
- the clip2 gene encoding CAP-Gly domain-containing linker protein 2 isoform X2: protein MNMLKSSGLKIPGRGPKHSSPVGRTSAGGTSSPVAPKDSAPLKPTTPTKISEEGDDVLGDYTVGEQVWVNGVKLGVIAYLGETQFAPGQWAGVILNDLVGKNDGSVGGVRYFECQPLQGIFTRPSKLTRQPVGEGSDSHSTDSAQNQTQQGGGGGAPAGQRVVVPLREGLLNSAVKTGNESGSNMSDSGSVKKGGDKDLRVGDRVLVGGSKMGVIRYMGETDFAKGEWCGVELDEPLGKNDGAVAGTRYFQCLPKFGLFAPIHKVIRIGFPSTSPAKAKKSKRVAMGVSSLAHSPSSSSISSVSSVASSVGGRPSRAGLLTETSSRYARKISGTTALQEALKEKQQHIEQLLAERDLERAEMAKATSRICEVEKELSVLKAQHVQYVTENESTLQQVKAMLASTQKDKVELANQLEEEKRKVEDLQFRVEEESITKGDLEGRCTHDAVSLRLGKRTKQTTVEEQSRIMQLEEELTLRRAEIESLQAQMRGSDASSAPAGEGEAAQGSDAQPEAVLLREQLLAAGRERYKESSELKEKYETALGASQQEIDSLKAVVDKQNTEINELKQKVQQATKENVEMMDTWKAKFDTLVSNHQRSLEELKVSLSSDRTAPEGQEQDAQELRATLESLKLEHQLEVENLKAKHKIEAAILTKEREDLCTRLQEAKDQLAEGSQTWRAEAEAKSSKHALEEATGKLQKAEQRLVEMEKLQMEQDKSTEELRGRLELSEKKMTDYQALQKAQTESQEEIQRLEEKLRVTANQLQAIQADRYTSHDANVIEDNEISEEKMKLKQNIEETMEKLLKREKEVSTLTSQVEALKSQIGALEGKVRSGEKKAEALAKEKMRVEAELESMTKKSHDASGQLVSISQELLKKERSLNELRVLLLESHRHSRDMEKDLSREVHKAEWKVKEQKLQEDIKTLREKLLLLGREHSSPDHRRYSMLDPSAMDSEVNRLRQRLLSTEDALRNALEHNQQVDQLVQAMRRNPDKSPVHGANSANGIHHQESDGTRDEQH, encoded by the exons GCGCTCCACTCAAGCCCACCACGCCCACTAAGATCTCAGAGGAAGGCGACGATGTTTTGGGGGATTACACCGTGGGCGAGCAGGTCTGGGTCAACGGGGTCAAACTAGGAGTCATCGCCTACCTAGGGGAGACCCAGTTTGCCCCGGGTCAGTGGGCAGGCGTGATACTGAATGACCTAGTTGGCAAGAACGATGGTTCAGTGGGTGGCGTGCGCTACTTCGAGTGCCAGCCCCTCCAGGGCATCTTCACACGACCCTCCAAGCTCACCCGACAGCCGGTCGGAGAAGGGAGCGACAGCCACTCCACCGACTCGGCCCAGAATCAGACTCAGCagggcggcggcggcggcgccCCTGCCGGGCAGCGGGTGGTGGTGCCGCTCAGAGAGGGCCTGCTCAACAGTGCagtgaaaacaggaaatgagtcGGGCTCCAACATGTCCGACAGCGGCTCTGTCAAAAAAGGCGGAGACAAGGATCTGCGAGTTGGAGACCGAGTTCTG GTTGGAGGCTCTAAGATGGGAGTCATTCGTTACATGGGGGAGACGGACTTCGCCAAGGGGGAATGGTGTGGGGTCGAACTGGACGAGCCTCTGGGGAAGAATGATGGTGCCGTGGCTGGAACaag ATACTTTCAGTGTCTTCCCAAGTTCGGCCTGTTTGCTCCGATCCACAAGGTGATCCGCATCGGCTTCCCCTCCACCAGCCCGGCCAAGGCCAAGAAGAGCAAGCGGGTGGCCATGGGAGTGTCCTCTCTGGCCCACAGccccagcagctcctccatcagTTCAGTCAGCTCCGTGGCCTCATCTGTGGGTGGACGACCGAGCCGAGCTGGACTG CTGACTGAGACGTCGTCACGTTACGCCCGTAAGATCTCGGGCACCACGGCTCTCCAGGAGGCCctgaaggagaagcagcagcacatcGAGCAGCTGCTGGCCGAGAGGGACCTGGAGCGGGCGGAGATGGCCAAGGCCACCAGCCGCATCTGCGAGGTGGAGAAGGAGCTGAGCGTCCTGAAGGCGCAGCACGTGCAG tacGTAACAGAGAATGAAAGCACGCTGCAGCAAGTCAAAGCCATGCTGGCCAGCACGCAGAAAGATAAGGTGGAACTGGCCAATCAGCTCGAAGAAGAGAAAAG GAAAGTGGAGGACCTGCAgttcagagtggaggaggagtcCATCACTAAAGGAGACCTGGAG GGGAGATGCACTCATGATGCAGTATCCTTGAGGTTGGGTAAGAGAACCAag CAAACCACAGTTGAGGAGCAGAGTCGCATcatgcagctggaggaggagctcacgCTCAGGAGAGCCGAGATCGAGAGCCTGCAGGCCCAGATGAGAGGCTCCGACGCGAGCTCTGCGCCGGCCGGTGAGGGCGAGGCCGCCCAGGGGTCCGACGCCCAGCCGGAGGCTGTCCTGCTGCGCGAGCAGCTCCTGGCGGCGGGCCGCGAGCGCTACAAGGAGAGCAGCGAGCTCAAAGAGAAGTACGAGACCGCATTAGGAGCGAGCCAGCAGGAGATAGACTCGCTGAAGGCGGTGGTGGATAAACAGAACACGGAGATCAATGAGCTAAAGCAGAAAGTCCAACAGGCCACCAAGGAGAACGTGGAAATGATGGACACCTGGAAG GCTAAATTTGACACTTTAGTGAGCAACCACCAGCGAtccctggaggagctgaaggtgTCGCTGAGCAGCGATCGCACTGCTCCAGAAGGCCAAGAGCAGGACGCCCAGGAGCTGAGAGCCACCCTGGAGAGCCTGAAGTTGGAGCAccagctggaggtggagaacCTCAAGGCAAAACACAAGATCGAAGCCGCCATCCTGACCAAGGAGCGCGAGGACCTCTGCACACGTCTGCAGGAGGCCAAAGACCAGCTGGCCGAGGGCAGCCAGACATGGAGGGCAGAGGCGGAGGCCAAGAGCAGCAAGCACGCCCTAGAGGAGGCCACCGGCAAGCTGCAGAAGGCGGAGCAGAGGCTGGTTGAGAtggagaagctgcagatggAGCAGGACAAAAGCACGGAGGAGCTGAGGGGACGGCTGGAGCTGTCGGAGAAGAAGATGACGGATTACCAGGCGCTGCAGAAAGCTCAGACCGAGAGCCAGGAGGAGATCCAGAGGCTGGAGGAGAAGCTGAGGGTGACGGCGAACCAGCTGCAGGCCATCCAGGCCGACCGCTACACATCTCATGATGCTAAT GTGATAGAGGACAATGAGATTTCAGAGGAGAAGATGAAGCTGAAGCAGAATATTGAAG AAACAATGGAGAAGTTGTTGAAAAGGGAAAAAGAGGTCTCCACTCTCACCTCCCAGGTGGAGGCCCTCAAATCACAGATCGGAG CTCTTGAGGGCAAAGTTCGCTCGGGGGAAAAGAAGGCCGAAGCCCTGGCCAAGGAGAAGATGCGTGTAGAAGCAGAGCTGGAGTCCATGACCAAGAAGTCCCATGATGCCTCAGGGCAGCTGGTCAGCATCAGCCAAGAGCTGCTAAAGAAAGAAAG GAGTCTGAATGAGCTgagggtgctgctgctggaatcACACCGCCACTCGCGGGACATGGAGAAGGACCTGAGCCGAGAGGTGCACAAGGCCGAGTGgaaggtgaaggagcagaagctTCAGGAAGACATCAAGACGCTGAGAGAAAAGCTGCTTCTACTG ggtcGGGAGCATTCCTCGCCTGACCACCGCCGGTACTCCATGCTGGACCCCTCGGCTATGGACTCAGAGGTGAACCGGCTGCGCCAGCGGCTGCTCAGCACTGAGGACGCCCTGAGGAACGCTTTGGAGCACAACCAGCAGGTGGACCAGCTGGTCCAGGCCATGCGCAGGAATCCAGATAAAAGCCCG gtgCACGGTGCAAACTCGGCGAATGGAATTCATCACCAGGAGTCAGACGGCACTCGAGAT GAACAGCACTGA
- the clip2 gene encoding CAP-Gly domain-containing linker protein 2 isoform X3 codes for MNMLKSSGLKIPGRGPKHSSPVGRTSAGGTSSPVAPKDSAPLKPTTPTKISEEGDDVLGDYTVGEQVWVNGVKLGVIAYLGETQFAPGQWAGVILNDLVGKNDGSVGGVRYFECQPLQGIFTRPSKLTRQPVGEGSDSHSTDSAQNQTQQGGGGGAPAGQRVVVPLREGLLNSAVKTGNESGSNMSDSGSVKKGGDKDLRVGDRVLVGGSKMGVIRYMGETDFAKGEWCGVELDEPLGKNDGAVAGTRYFQCLPKFGLFAPIHKVIRIGFPSTSPAKAKKSKRVAMGVSSLAHSPSSSSISSVSSVASSVGGRPSRAGLLTETSSRYARKISGTTALQEALKEKQQHIEQLLAERDLERAEMAKATSRICEVEKELSVLKAQHVQYVTENESTLQQVKAMLASTQKDKVELANQLEEEKRKVEDLQFRVEEESITKGDLEQTTVEEQSRIMQLEEELTLRRAEIESLQAQMRGSDASSAPAGEGEAAQGSDAQPEAVLLREQLLAAGRERYKESSELKEKYETALGASQQEIDSLKAVVDKQNTEINELKQKVQQATKENVEMMDTWKAKFDTLVSNHQRSLEELKVSLSSDRTAPEGQEQDAQELRATLESLKLEHQLEVENLKAKHKIEAAILTKEREDLCTRLQEAKDQLAEGSQTWRAEAEAKSSKHALEEATGKLQKAEQRLVEMEKLQMEQDKSTEELRGRLELSEKKMTDYQALQKAQTESQEEIQRLEEKLRVTANQLQAIQADRYTSHDANVIEDNEISEEKMKLKQNIEETMEKLLKREKEVSTLTSQVEALKSQIGALEGKVRSGEKKAEALAKEKMRVEAELESMTKKSHDASGQLVSISQELLKKERSLNELRVLLLESHRHSRDMEKDLSREVHKAEWKVKEQKLQEDIKTLREKLLLLGREHSSPDHRRYSMLDPSAMDSEVNRLRQRLLSTEDALRNALEHNQQVDQLVQAMRRNPDKSPVHGANSANGIHHQESDGTRDEQH; via the exons GCGCTCCACTCAAGCCCACCACGCCCACTAAGATCTCAGAGGAAGGCGACGATGTTTTGGGGGATTACACCGTGGGCGAGCAGGTCTGGGTCAACGGGGTCAAACTAGGAGTCATCGCCTACCTAGGGGAGACCCAGTTTGCCCCGGGTCAGTGGGCAGGCGTGATACTGAATGACCTAGTTGGCAAGAACGATGGTTCAGTGGGTGGCGTGCGCTACTTCGAGTGCCAGCCCCTCCAGGGCATCTTCACACGACCCTCCAAGCTCACCCGACAGCCGGTCGGAGAAGGGAGCGACAGCCACTCCACCGACTCGGCCCAGAATCAGACTCAGCagggcggcggcggcggcgccCCTGCCGGGCAGCGGGTGGTGGTGCCGCTCAGAGAGGGCCTGCTCAACAGTGCagtgaaaacaggaaatgagtcGGGCTCCAACATGTCCGACAGCGGCTCTGTCAAAAAAGGCGGAGACAAGGATCTGCGAGTTGGAGACCGAGTTCTG GTTGGAGGCTCTAAGATGGGAGTCATTCGTTACATGGGGGAGACGGACTTCGCCAAGGGGGAATGGTGTGGGGTCGAACTGGACGAGCCTCTGGGGAAGAATGATGGTGCCGTGGCTGGAACaag ATACTTTCAGTGTCTTCCCAAGTTCGGCCTGTTTGCTCCGATCCACAAGGTGATCCGCATCGGCTTCCCCTCCACCAGCCCGGCCAAGGCCAAGAAGAGCAAGCGGGTGGCCATGGGAGTGTCCTCTCTGGCCCACAGccccagcagctcctccatcagTTCAGTCAGCTCCGTGGCCTCATCTGTGGGTGGACGACCGAGCCGAGCTGGACTG CTGACTGAGACGTCGTCACGTTACGCCCGTAAGATCTCGGGCACCACGGCTCTCCAGGAGGCCctgaaggagaagcagcagcacatcGAGCAGCTGCTGGCCGAGAGGGACCTGGAGCGGGCGGAGATGGCCAAGGCCACCAGCCGCATCTGCGAGGTGGAGAAGGAGCTGAGCGTCCTGAAGGCGCAGCACGTGCAG tacGTAACAGAGAATGAAAGCACGCTGCAGCAAGTCAAAGCCATGCTGGCCAGCACGCAGAAAGATAAGGTGGAACTGGCCAATCAGCTCGAAGAAGAGAAAAG GAAAGTGGAGGACCTGCAgttcagagtggaggaggagtcCATCACTAAAGGAGACCTGGAG CAAACCACAGTTGAGGAGCAGAGTCGCATcatgcagctggaggaggagctcacgCTCAGGAGAGCCGAGATCGAGAGCCTGCAGGCCCAGATGAGAGGCTCCGACGCGAGCTCTGCGCCGGCCGGTGAGGGCGAGGCCGCCCAGGGGTCCGACGCCCAGCCGGAGGCTGTCCTGCTGCGCGAGCAGCTCCTGGCGGCGGGCCGCGAGCGCTACAAGGAGAGCAGCGAGCTCAAAGAGAAGTACGAGACCGCATTAGGAGCGAGCCAGCAGGAGATAGACTCGCTGAAGGCGGTGGTGGATAAACAGAACACGGAGATCAATGAGCTAAAGCAGAAAGTCCAACAGGCCACCAAGGAGAACGTGGAAATGATGGACACCTGGAAG GCTAAATTTGACACTTTAGTGAGCAACCACCAGCGAtccctggaggagctgaaggtgTCGCTGAGCAGCGATCGCACTGCTCCAGAAGGCCAAGAGCAGGACGCCCAGGAGCTGAGAGCCACCCTGGAGAGCCTGAAGTTGGAGCAccagctggaggtggagaacCTCAAGGCAAAACACAAGATCGAAGCCGCCATCCTGACCAAGGAGCGCGAGGACCTCTGCACACGTCTGCAGGAGGCCAAAGACCAGCTGGCCGAGGGCAGCCAGACATGGAGGGCAGAGGCGGAGGCCAAGAGCAGCAAGCACGCCCTAGAGGAGGCCACCGGCAAGCTGCAGAAGGCGGAGCAGAGGCTGGTTGAGAtggagaagctgcagatggAGCAGGACAAAAGCACGGAGGAGCTGAGGGGACGGCTGGAGCTGTCGGAGAAGAAGATGACGGATTACCAGGCGCTGCAGAAAGCTCAGACCGAGAGCCAGGAGGAGATCCAGAGGCTGGAGGAGAAGCTGAGGGTGACGGCGAACCAGCTGCAGGCCATCCAGGCCGACCGCTACACATCTCATGATGCTAAT GTGATAGAGGACAATGAGATTTCAGAGGAGAAGATGAAGCTGAAGCAGAATATTGAAG AAACAATGGAGAAGTTGTTGAAAAGGGAAAAAGAGGTCTCCACTCTCACCTCCCAGGTGGAGGCCCTCAAATCACAGATCGGAG CTCTTGAGGGCAAAGTTCGCTCGGGGGAAAAGAAGGCCGAAGCCCTGGCCAAGGAGAAGATGCGTGTAGAAGCAGAGCTGGAGTCCATGACCAAGAAGTCCCATGATGCCTCAGGGCAGCTGGTCAGCATCAGCCAAGAGCTGCTAAAGAAAGAAAG GAGTCTGAATGAGCTgagggtgctgctgctggaatcACACCGCCACTCGCGGGACATGGAGAAGGACCTGAGCCGAGAGGTGCACAAGGCCGAGTGgaaggtgaaggagcagaagctTCAGGAAGACATCAAGACGCTGAGAGAAAAGCTGCTTCTACTG ggtcGGGAGCATTCCTCGCCTGACCACCGCCGGTACTCCATGCTGGACCCCTCGGCTATGGACTCAGAGGTGAACCGGCTGCGCCAGCGGCTGCTCAGCACTGAGGACGCCCTGAGGAACGCTTTGGAGCACAACCAGCAGGTGGACCAGCTGGTCCAGGCCATGCGCAGGAATCCAGATAAAAGCCCG gtgCACGGTGCAAACTCGGCGAATGGAATTCATCACCAGGAGTCAGACGGCACTCGAGAT GAACAGCACTGA